A genomic window from Salvelinus namaycush isolate Seneca chromosome 5, SaNama_1.0, whole genome shotgun sequence includes:
- the LOC120048773 gene encoding B-cell antigen receptor complex-associated protein alpha chain-like: MVAVTFLFLCFWAAGVHGDLSRIQVTLEPDRPSLRVQLSHTAHLRCCYSATRGAVETTWFISIQTVNGTSALQGVDRRDNRVTVDEGNLTAAGVMCHTLILKEARLNDSGLYQCFLNHSALRHSVYTHGTFLQVYRPMVKILDISESTKNRILTAEGMLLMVVVLLHGTMMLCKTKKLNQLKKKRVKKEEENIYEGLNLEECCSTYDQIQRSLVQGPYQDVGNMIMEEEIQLEKP, translated from the exons ATGGTGGCCGTGACATTCTTGTTCCTCTGCTTCTGGGCTG CAGGTGTCCACGGTGACCTCAGCCGTATCCAGGTTACTCTGGAGCCAGACAGGCCCTCTCTGAGGGTGCAGCTCTCTCACACCGCCCACCTGCGCTGCTGCTACTCAGCCACAAGGGGAGCCGTGGAAACCACCTGGTTCATCAGCATCCAGACGGTCAACGGCACGTCCGCCCTGCAGGGAGTGGACCGGAGAGACAACCGTGTGACAGTGGATGAGGGGAACCTGACGGCGGCAGGGGTCATGTGTCACACACTCATCCTGAAGGAGGCCCGTCTGAACGACTCAGGGTTGTACCAGTGTTTTCTCAACCATAGCGCCCTGCGGCACTCTGTGTACACCCACGGCACCTTCCTGCAGGTctaca GGCCGATGGTGAAGATTCTGGACATCAGTGAAAGCACCAAGAACAGGATCCTGACTGCTGAGGGAATGTTACTGATGGTGGTGGTGCTTCTGCATGGTACCATGATGCTCTGTAAG ACGAAGAAACTCAATCAACTGAAGAAGAAAAGGGTCAAAAAGGAAGAGGAGAATATCTATGAG GGTCTAAATCTGGAGGAATGCTGCTCCACATATGATCAGATCCAGCGCTCTCTGGTGCAGGGCCCCTACCAAGACGTGGGAAACATGATTATGGAGGAGGAAATCCAACTGGAGAAGCCTTGA